CCACCAGCGCAGTTGCAGCGCCTCGCGGCGGGTGTCGGGCAGCCGGTGCACGGTGTGCGCCTGCGCGGCGTAGTGCACCGCCACGCCGGCCGCCTGCAGGCGCAGGCCCAGCACCTGGCAGTGCGCGCGGTAGACGCCGTCGAGCGGCTGGTAGCCGTGGCGGGCGAACACCTCGCGCCGGAACGCCACGTTGTTGGCGTAGAAATTCCGCGTCGCCCGCGCCTGCAGCGGACTGGGGAAGTACATGAAGTCCAGCGTGGTCAGCGCGGTGCCGACCACGTCGGCACGGTAGCTGGTGCGCCCGGCCACCGCGGCCGGCGCGGGCTCCTGCGCGAACGGCTGCAGCAGCTCGGCCAACCAGTCGCGGTCCGGCAGGCAATCGGCGTCGGCGAACACCACGTAGTCGCAGGCGTGCGGATCGGTGGCGGCGAAGCCGGCGTTCTTGGCGTCGTAGTAGCCGGTGGCCGCATCGATGCGGACGAACCCGATCGGGCGTCCGGCGATCGCGACCAGCGCCGCGCACGCCGCTTCGCTCAGGCCATCGTGGGTCACGACCAGTTGGGCCAGCGCCTCCAGCGGCACGCTCTGCGTGGCCAGGGCGCGCATGACGCGCTGCAGGCTGGCCTCGGCGCGCGCCGCCGCCGCGTCGCCGCCACGCAGGTTGTTGGTCTCCAGGACCAGGGCGCTGCGCGCGGCAATGAGCATCGACATCGAACAAGTCCCGGTAGGCGTCCATGACCCGCGCCGTGCAAGGCGGCATGGCCTGCGCGCTCGAACGGGAGGGGACGGCAGCGTCCCTGAAATCGCAGCGCGACTATACCGGGGAACCGCCGGGCCCGCTGCGCGGGCGCCGCGCCGCGGCGGGAGCCGAACGCGCTACCGCGCGGCGCGGCGCAGGATTCAGCCGCGCCGCCATACCAGGCAGCGATTGTTGGCCGGCATCGCGACGTCCTCCTGCAGCACCAGGCCCTGCGCCTGCGCCAGCGCGGCGACCGCCTCGACGTCGCGGATGCCGCTGGCCGCATCGCGCGCCTTCAGCCAGGCGTCGAACTCGCGGTTGCTGTCGCTGCTGAACGCGCCGCCGTAGTTGAACGGTCCGTACACCGCCAGCGTGCCGCCGTCGCTGCCGGCCAGCAGCCTGCCGACGCCGGCGAACAACGCCTGTACCGCGGGCCAGCCCATGATGTGCAGCGTGTTGGCAGTGAACACCGCATCGTAGCCGGCGACCGGCCACGGCCCGGTCTGCACGTCCAGCGCCAGGGCCGGCGGCGTGTTCGGCAATGCCGCCGCCTCCAGCCATTGCGCGATGCCGGGCAGGTGCTCGGCACGCTCGCTGCATTGCCAGGTCAGCTGCGGCAAGGCCGCGGCGAAGTGAACTGCATGCTGGCCGGTGCCGCTGCCGATCTCCAGCGCGTGGCGGCGGTCGGCGAAATGCCGCCGCAGCACCTGCAGGATCGGCTCGCGATTGCGGTCGCAGGAGGGTGCGTAGGGTCTATCGGTCATCGCTCTTCCTCCGGCCGGTCGACACGCAGCGGCTCAACTGCGCGAGCGCACGAAGATGCGCTTGCTGCCGCCTTCGTTGCCGCGCTCCTCCAGTTCGAACTGCGCCGACAGCCGGCGCAGCAGGTCGCTGAGCTTCTTGTGCCCATACAGGCGCGGATCGAAATCCGGGCGCACCTTGTTGAGATAGCTGCCGACGCTGCCGAGCCCGGCCCAGCCTTGGTCGTCGGACGCTTCCTCGATCGCCTGGCGCAGCAGTTTCAGCGGCGCCGCCAGCGGCGCGGCCTTGGCATCGGCGGGCGCAGCGGGCACCGCCGCGGCCGGCGCCGCCGTGGCCTCGGGCTTGGCCGCCTGCGCGCCCTGCGCGGTCTGCGGCGTCTTGCGTCCCTTGGCCGCCGGCTTGGCCGCCGCGGCAACCGGCTTCGATGGCTCGGCGCTCGCCGCCTCGCTGCGCAGCACCTCGGTGTAGATGAACTTGTCGCAGGCCTGCACGAACGCGTCCGGCGTCTTGCGCTCGCCGAAGCCGTACACGGTCGGGCCTTCCTCGCGCAGGCGCTGCGCCAGGCGGGTGAAGTCGCTGTCGCTGGAGACCAGGCAGAAGCCGTCGAAACGGCCGGTGTACAGCAGATCCATCGCGTCGATGATCAGCGAGCTGTCGGTGGCGTTCTTGCCGCTGGTGTAGGCGAACTGCTGCACCGGGCTGATCGAGTGCTTGAGCAGGGCCTGCTTCCATTGGGTCATGCGCGTGCTGGTGAAATCGCCGTAGATGCGCTTGACGCTGGCCACGCCGTACTTGGCCACTTCGGCCAGCAAGCCTTCGATCACCGAGGGCTGCGCGTTGTCGGCATCGATCAGCACGGCCAGGCGCGGCTGGTCGTCGTCGGTCTCGGATCTGGAACGGGTTTTCATGGCGGGGACCTGCGTGGAGACGAAAGCGGCGGCGGAGCGTGCGCGTCTTGACGCTGCCGCGCTTCGGCGCCGGGCATCACTGTGCCACCCCGCGGCAGCGGCGACCAGTCCGGGAAAAAGCCGGCGAGCGCTTCGCCGGCGGCAACCCGCTGCCGCGTCCGCGCGTTAGATCGCCGGCTTCAGGGCGTCGCCGCGGGCGCCTGCGGCAGGTCCAGATGCTTGCGGAAGAAGCGCGCGATCACCCGCAAGGCCTGCTGGCTTTCGGGCAGCGCGTTGTTGAGATGGAACGCATGGCCCATGCCGTCCCACACGTGCAGGTCCGCCTCGCGGCCCAGGTCGACCAGGCGCGAATGGGTGTAGGCGACATTGCTCAGCTCGGCCGCACGCGTGCCGGTGACGAACAGCAGCGGCGGGAACTGCGCCAGCACCGCATCGGAAAACACCGGCGACACCAGCGGATCGTGGAAATCCACGTCGGGGCCGTAGTACAGGTCTTCCATGATCGGCAGCGCGCCCTGCGCATCGGGCAGCGGCGCATCGTTCACCGCCGCCACCACGTAACGCGAATCGCCGCGGTAGCGCGCATCGCCGCCGGCGCAGAACATGCCCGCCGCGGCTGGCATCGGCAGCTTCTCCTTGGCGAACCAGGCCAGCGATTCGCCGGTCAGCACGCCGCCGGCCGAGCAGCCGAACAGGCCGATATGCTGTGGCGCGTAGCGCTTGAGCGCTTCGCGGTAGACCTTGGCCACGTCCTCGCTGGCGGCGGGGAAGCGGTGTTCCGGGCCCATCCGGTAGTCGACGGCGACCACGGTGACGCCGGTCATCGCCGCCACCGGGATCGCCTCCATCATGCCGAACGAGGCCGCGCTGCCCATCACGAACGAGCCGCCGTGCAGTTCGATCAACAAGCGCTGGCGTTGCGCCGGCGACGCCTCGCGCGGCTGCACCAGCGTCACCGGCACGCCGTTCCAGGTCGCCGTGCTGATCTTCACCCCATAGCGTTCGCGCAGCGGCTCCACCACGCCCTTGGCCCACGCCTCGGTCTCGGCGCGGAGGCGCGGCAGTTCGCGCGCCAACGTGGCGTTGTCCATCTTCGCCAGTGGGTCGCCGCGGGCCATGTCCTCACGCGCCGCCGCCTGCGCTTGCGGGCTGAGGAACGGCGACAACGGCAGGTCGAATGCGGGCATGTGGCGGATGCCGTCGTGCGCAGGGGCGTCGGCTGCGCTCGCGCCCGATGCCGCCAGGCACGCGGCCAGCGCGAGTACCGCCCTTTTCATCCATTGCATGTCTGCGGTCACGTCCCTGTCTCCCCATGGCGATCTGGACGCAGAGGATACCGACGCCGCGCGTGCGCGGCTTTGCACGATCCCGCCAACCGCGCGTGCCGAACCCGCGGATGCAACATCGCCGCCGCCGCCGCGACTGCACCTGGCTGGGGAGCTGCGTGCATCGGCAACCCGACGCGACGCAACTCTCAGCGGCGCGCTGCCGCTCGGCGCAGGCCGCGCCTCATGCCGCATCCATCTCCGTGGACAGCGCGATCGCCTGCTGCGCGTCCAGTTCGGCCAGGCGCTGCTGCAGCGCCGTGCGCACCTGTGCGTACGCCTGCGCGCCGAGCAGCAGCCGCCGCGGCGCCGGGCTCACGTCGAGCGAAGCCAGCATCTCGCGCACCATCTTGCGCGCGTCGCCGAACACGAAGCGGCCTTCGTCCAGCGCGCGGCGCAGCGCATCGACCGGCGTGTCCGCATACACCGCGCTGGGCACGGTGCGGTCCAGGCCGCGGCCGAAGTCGGTCGCCGCCGGACCGGGTTCGACCAGGGTGAAGGCGATGCCGAACGGCGCCACCTCCTGCGCCACCGCCTCGACGAAGCCCTCGATGCCCCACTTGCTGGCGTGGTACAGGCTGAAACCCGGATAGGCGATCTGCCCGCCTTCCGACGACACCTGCACGATGCGCCCGCCGCCCTGCGCGCGCAGGTGCGGCAGCACCGCGCGGATCAGCTGGATCGAGCCGACCAGGTTGGTGTCCAGCTGCCCGCGCAGTTGTGCATCGCTGGCTTCCTCGGCGGCGCCGAACACCGCGTAGCCGGCATTGCTGACGACCACGTCGATACGCCCGAGGTCGGCGAAGGCGCGGTCCACCACGGCGCGCACCGCGGCGGCGTCGCTCACGTCCAGCGCCGCCACCCACAGGCGCTGGCCGTATTCGGCTTTCAGGTCGTCCAGCGCCTCGGGCCGGCGCAGCGTGGCGGCGACGCGGTCGCCGCGCGCCAGCAGCTGCTCGGTCAACAGGCGGCCGAAGCCGGACGAGGTCCCGGTAATGAAATGCGTGCGGTTCATGGGCTTGCCTCTCGCAAAGGCCACGGTGCGTGGCGGGTCTGGTTGCAGACTAGGCGCCACGCACCGCTGTTACTATCCGTTCAATCCCGCATGCGCCAGTGAAAATTCCCCATGAGTCAGCGGCCCGCTCTGACCGATCTCAGCGCCTTCGCCGCGATCGTGGCGCACCGCAGCTTCCGCAAGGCCGCCGACGAGCTGGGGCTGTCGCCGTCAACGCTCAGCCACATGATGCGCACGCTGGAAACGCGCATGGGCGTGCGCCTGCTGCACCGGACCACGCGCAGCGTCGCGCCCACCGAAGCCGGCGCGCGACTGGTCGCACGGCTGCAGCCGCTGCTGCGCGAACTGGACCAGGCGCTGGACGACGTTGGCAGCTTCGCGCACGGCCCCAGCGGCACGCTGCGCATCAACGCCAACGAGACCGCCGCGCGCCTGCTGCTGCAGCGCGTGGTGCCGGCGTTCCTGCAGCGCTATCCGGCGATGGCGCTGGACCTGGTCAGCGAGGGCCGCCTGGTCGACATCGTCGCCGCCGGCTTCGACGCCGGCATCCGCCTAGGCGAAGCGCTGCCGCAGGACATGATCGCGGTGCCGTTCGGCGGCCCGCAGCGCTTCATTGCCGCCGCTGCGCCGGCGTACCTGGCGCGCCACCCGCCGCCGCGCACGCCCGACGAACTCGCGCAACACACCTGCATCGGCTTCCGCCTGCCCAGCGGCAAGCCCTACCGCTGGGAATTCGCGCGCCACGACCAGGAACTGGCGGTGGAGGTCGGCGGCCCGCTCACCCTCGACCACCTCGGGCTGATGGCCGACGCCGCGGTCGCCGGCATGGGCATCGCCTACCTGTCCGAAGTGGCGGTGCAGGCGCAGCTGGACAGCGGCGCGCTGGTACGCGTGCTTGACGACTGGTGCCCGCCGCTGCCGGGATTGTTCCTGTACTACTCCGGCCACCGCCACGTGCCGGCGGGCTTGCAGGCCTTCATCGGGGTGCTGAAGGAACTGGGATAGGGCGCCTTCTCGGCACGGCCCGTGGTCCTCTCTGCCACTGCGCCGTGGCGCGCTTACTCCGCAGCCGGCAACGCCTCGTAGGCCTGGCGCACCGCGGCCTCGCCATAGCGCCGCTCCAGCCGGCGGATGATGAAGTGGCCGCGCGCCATCGCCTGGAAGTGCGCGATGAACAGCGTATTGAGCGCCGCGCCGCTGGCCGCGCCGACGAACGGCACCGCCTGCGCCGCCAGCTTCTCGCTGACCGTCACCGAGAACTTGGCGGCGATCCGCGCCACCATCGACACCAGCGCCGGCGCGCCCTTGCTGCCGAGTCCGTGCGCGGCGATGTACTGCGCCGCCGCGCTCAGCTGCTGCGCCATCGCCGTGCGCACCGCGAAATAGCCCGACTCGCTGCCGTCGTCGCGGCGGCTGCGTCCGCCGTGCGCGAGCACTTCCAGGCACGCCAGCGCGGTGGCCGGGTCCTCCAGCCGCTCGCCTTCGGCGCGGGCGATGTCGGCAATCGAGCGCAGCATCAAGGTGGTGGTCAGCGGCAGCTCCACCGCCAGCCCGGGCAGGCCGAAGAAACCGCCGGCCGCGCCGGTGGCCGCCACCGCCAGCCCGTGCAGGCGCGGCCGCGCCTTGCCTGGTGCGTCCTTGCGCAGGGTCAGCAGTGCCGAGCGCAGCGCCATATTCAACGCGTGGCGGCTGATCGCATCGATGCGCGAGGACACGAAGCGCGGCAGGCGCTTGCTCAGCAGATGCTCGATCGGCGCGCCGACCACGTTGGCCACCTTGGCGGCGAGCCCGGGATGTTCGAGCAGGCCGTGCGCCAGCACCAACTCGCGACGGTGGGTCGCGTCCATCGACGGCACGGGAAGCTGATCGGTCATTGCGGCTCCTGGGGGCAGTGCGGCGGCCGCCGGCGCCGAGGGCGGCCGGCCGTGCCGAAACGGTGGAACGGGAACACTAGCCTACCTGGCGCCGATGGCAGCCGGATCACGCCTCGGGTCGCGCCAGCGCCTCGAGCAACGGCAGCAGATCCTCGCGCTCGTGCGGCCGCACTGCACGCGCGACCTCCTGGCCATCGCGCAGCACCAGCACGGTGGGCCACAGCTTGACCGCGAAGGCACGGCCGAGCGGGCGGCCCTTGCCGTCCTCGACCTTGTGGTAGGGCACCTGTTCGAACGGCCCCAGCACCTTCTGCAGCAACGGCTGCGCGGCCTGGCAGTGCCCGCACCAGCCGGTGCCGAACTCCAGCAGTTGCAGCCCCGGTTGCGCGCGCACCTGCGCGGCCTGCGGGGCGTCGGTACGGTAGTCGCGCGGGAAGGCCATCGTAGCGCTCAGGACAGCGCGCGCTGGATGTCTTCCAGCGGCAGGTTGGTCAGGTCCTTGGCCACATCGCCGACCAGGCGCTGCTGCGTTTCCTTGTGCAGCAACGGACGGATGCGGCCCAGCGTGGTCGGGTCCGCCACTAGCACCAGATGGTCGTAGCGGTGTTTCAGCGCACCTTCGTTGAGCGCCTGCGCCACCTGCTTGGCGAAGGTGAACTCGTCCAGTTCCGATTCGGCGGTGCGCGGCGGCACCTTGCCAGCCGGGCCTTCGTCGTCCACGTTCTGTACTTCGGTGCGCGCGTGCTGGCGCAGCGTCACGCCGTCGCGGCCGCCGTCATTGGTGAACCATCGCGCCTCGGCGCCGTCGACCACCACCACCAGCGCATTCTCGGGAATCTGCAGTGACATCGCCCACTCCTCCAAAGCCGCTGCGGACGCAGCATGCCGGTCACCGTAGGACACGCGATGTAAGCGCCGCGCCAAGGCGGAGGATGCGCCGCGTCAGCGCCTGGCGCTGCCGCGGCCCAGCCCCTCGTTTCGCGCTGCGCTAGCGCAGGAACAGCACGTCCAGATCCTGCTTGGGCACGAAGTCCTTCTGCTGGAATTCGAAGGTCAGCGGATCGGTGCGCTTCAGCTCGCCGTCGAAGCACAGGCTGACGATGTCGGTCGGCGCGCGCTTCTTCAGGGTCAGGTGGAAGTCCTGGATCGGCCCCTTCCAGTTGTTGCCGGTCAGCAGGATGTAGCGCAGGTTGCTCCATTCCAGGCCGTACTCGTGCTGGCGGCGGCGCGCGCTCTGCTGCGCGCCGGCATCCAGGCAGGTGTCCTTGGCGAAGTCGCGGATCAGGTCGGCAGCCGGCATCGGCACGCCGCTCGCCAGGCTCGGCGCATAACTGTGGCGGATCGACACCGACTTGCCCGCAGCGAAGCGCTGCTGCCAGGTGAAATACTCGCTCAGCGTGAAACGCGGCTGTCCGTCCGCATCGAACCAGTTCTTGGGCAACGCCTTGCGGCCCTTGGGCATCTCGCCGGAGTCGATGTAGGCGGCCAGATCGTCGCTGCTCCAGCCGCTGGCCGCCCATGCGCGCGACACGTCGGCGCCGTCCAGCGACGCCACCAACTTGCGTTCGGTATGGACCGGCTTGCCGTCCACCCACAGCTTGAACTCGGTCAGCTCGCTGTGGTCGGCCTGCCCGAAGTACATCGGCGGCATCGGGAACGCGATCGGCACCAGCAGGTCGCGCGTGCTGGTGTTGGTGAACACGTAGTCCACCCGTACCAGCTCCTCGCTGATGAACAGCGCCTCCTTGCTCATGCGGATATCCGGCTGCTGCAGCAGCTGGATGGTGCCGTTGGCATCGCCGAAGCTGCTGTCGTTGGCATGGGCGGTGGCCGCGCACAGCGGCGCGAGGGCGAACAGGATGCGGACCAGCAGACGTCTGGGAGTCATGAGCGAGGCAAGTTGGAAAGGGAGGGAACGCAGCGCCGGATCGCGGTCGAGCGCGCACTATCTTACGCAGGGGACCGCGCCAAACCCGACCGACAGGCGCCGATCGTGGCACGCACTGGAATCGGGCATCGTCTGTCGGGGAAACCTCGGTAGCGCCGAAGCGGCGCTGTTCCGGCTACGTGGGCGCATCGACAAACTCGAACGCTCTCCACGTCTGACGCGGTCGGCATCGCCGAGACCACCCCGCACCCGTATCCTTAGCGAAACATTAACCGCATGCTTGTAAAGCTGCGCCTGTACATGGGAACGCGACAAGGGGAAGGACGCATGGAAACCAAGGCGAACAAGCGCCGCTGGCTGTTGTGGGTGATATTGCTGACCGCTGCGGCCGCCAGCGCCGCGGCCGGCGCGCAGGAACAGGAGCAGGAGCAGTTGCAAATGCAGCAACAGCAAATGCAACAGCAGCAGCTGATGCAACAGCAACTCCAACAAGTTCAGCAGATGCAGCAGCAGCAACCGGCGCCGGAAAACTCGGGCGCTCCCAGGGGCTTGTCGGCCACCTACCTGAACTGCCGCAGGCAGGCACGTGGCGGGGTCGATCAGGAGCGCTGCATCGAACGCGAGCAGACCTTGCAGGATGATCGCCTGGCCCGGATCTACGATCGGTTGCGCTACGAACTGGACGGCAGTGCGCGAGCGAGGCTGCTGGACGCGCAGTACGCCTGGGAGCAATCCAATGCCCAGGCCGGCGATCTGGACAATTCGCTCTATGGGGGGTCCCAGGCCGAGAGTTTGCAGCGCGCCGAAGCGGCGCTGTGGCGGATCTGCGCGCGCGCCGACGAACTCGAGAAGTATCTCGGCGCGGCCCGCTGAGTCAGCACGCGTACGCCGCGTTGTCGCGACGTCGATCCCTCGCAAGGGCAACTTGGAACTTGTGGCTGATGCTGCAACGTCGCACCCGCGTCCCCGCCCGCCACGGCCGACTCACCGCGGCCCGGCACACTCCGGGTTCTGCGCGTCGCAAAGCTCCGCCGCGCGGCGCAGTTGCGCCTCGCTCAACGGCGGCGGGCGGGCGATCGCCGGCTGCACCTGGTCCGGGGCGCCGGTGAGGGTGTGCAGGCCCTTGGCCGCCTTGCCTGCCACGTAGTAGATGCCGAGCGCGAGGTAGCCGCCGCCCTGGCTGACCTGCTCCACCGAGGGCGGTGGCCGCCAGTCCTTGTCGAAACGGTTGGGCTGGGCCCTGACCGGATTCTTGAAGCGGTACAGGTCCAGCGGCTGTTCCTCGTCCGGCGGCAGCGCGCGTACTTCGTCGAGGGTCTGGATGTCCTGCTGCGGCGGGCCGCTCGCTGCGGGCGCGGGCTCGACCTGCTGGGCATGCGCCTGCGCGGCCACGCCGAGCAGCGCTGCGGCAACGACGGAACGCACGGCATTGCACATCCAGATCGGTCCTTTTCCCACGCCAGACGGCGATGACAGGTGCCGAGCTTACGGTCGGCCGCTGAACGTCGCCATCGCGGCGGCAGTGCGCCTACAGATGCTCATACCGCCTGCGATGGCTGCAGGCACAGCCAGATGGCGCACCAGTGCGACAGCGCGCCGCCCACCACGTGGGCGTGCCAGATGGCGCGGTTATAGATCATCGACTTGCGCACGTAGAAGCCCACGCCCACCGTGTAGAACATGCCGCCGGCGGCGATAAACCACAGCACGGCGCTGTCCAGGCTGGCCATCAGCGGCTTGATCGCGACGATGCCGGCCCAGCCCAGCAGCAGGTAGATCGCCACCCAGAAGCCTTTGCTGATGCCGGGCAGGAACAGCTTGGCGAACACGCCGAACAGCGCCACGCCCCACACCGCCAGGGTCATCGACCAGACCCAGGCGCCGGACAGCGCCAGCACGAACAGCGGCGTGTAGGAGCCGGCAATCATCACGAAGATGCCGGCGTGGTCGAGCTTGCGCAGGATCGGCTGGCGCTGCGGCGGGGCGAAGTTGTAGGCCGCCGAGCAGGCGAACATCACCAGCATCCCCAGCGCGTAGACGCAGGTGGCCAGCAGCAGCGCCTGGTTGGCGTGGGGGCGCCAGATCAGCATGACGCCGCCGACGATGGACAGCAGCAGGCCGGCGGCATGCACGATCAGGTCGGCGCGGCGGGCGCCGATGGTTTTGTAGTGTGCGGTGATAGCGGGGGCAGGCACGGACAAGGCGAGTCTTCGGCACGTCGGGGGACGGCGCCGCTGCGCGAGGGGGGAGCACAGGATACGCGCTGGCTGTGCCGATCAGGTCAGCTTTCTCGAGCGGCGACCGCCGCCGCCCGGCACTGCGGCAACGGCCCAGGTGCTTGCCCGCGCCTACGCCGCGATGCGCTCGATCTTGCGCGCCTGCGCGCCCAATGCGCGCCGCGCCTGTTCCAGGTCGTAGTCCGCCTGCAGGCCGAGCCAGAAACGCTCGCTGGTTCCGAGCGCGGCGGCGAGCCGGATCGCGCTGTCGGCAGTGATGCTGCGCTTGCCGAGCACGATTTCGTTGATGCGCCGCGGCGGCACGCCGGCGGCGCGCGCCAGTGCGTTCTGGCTGATGCCAAGCGGGGTCAGGAATTCCTCCAGCAGGACTTCGCCGGGATGGATGTTGGGCAGGGTCTTCATGGCGGCTCGATGGGTCAGTGGTAGTCGACGATTTCCACGTCCAGCGCATCGCCGTCCTTCCATTGGAAGCACACGCGCCATGGATCGTTGATCCGGGTGCTGTGCTGGCCCTTGCGGTCTCCCTTTAAGGCCTCCAGACGGTTGGCCGGCGGAACCCGCAGATCGTCCAGCGTGGCCGCGCTGTTGAGCATGCGCAGCTTGCGCCGAGCCACGACCTGGATGTCGGCCGGCAATCGCCGGGAAGGCGTGCCCTGCCAGATCTTTTCGGCTTCCTTGTCGACGAAGTTCCGAATCACGCAG
This sequence is a window from Xanthomonas sp. CFBP 8443. Protein-coding genes within it:
- a CDS encoding glycosyltransferase, translated to MSMLIAARSALVLETNNLRGGDAAAARAEASLQRVMRALATQSVPLEALAQLVVTHDGLSEAACAALVAIAGRPIGFVRIDAATGYYDAKNAGFAATDPHACDYVVFADADCLPDRDWLAELLQPFAQEPAPAAVAGRTSYRADVVGTALTTLDFMYFPSPLQARATRNFYANNVAFRREVFARHGYQPLDGVYRAHCQVLGLRLQAAGVAVHYAAQAHTVHRLPDTRREALQLRWWRGQDTLGLTPHLVRAYLPDALQWLGRSGPLGPLCVLGSRLWFSVGALNRQDLPPLRGLRWCAGLLLILGFSAVDMAGALARGLGWRRGGQADAQALSYHRS
- a CDS encoding lysozyme inhibitor LprI family protein gives rise to the protein METKANKRRWLLWVILLTAAAASAAAGAQEQEQEQLQMQQQQMQQQQLMQQQLQQVQQMQQQQPAPENSGAPRGLSATYLNCRRQARGGVDQERCIEREQTLQDDRLARIYDRLRYELDGSARARLLDAQYAWEQSNAQAGDLDNSLYGGSQAESLQRAEAALWRICARADELEKYLGAAR
- a CDS encoding thioredoxin family protein is translated as MAFPRDYRTDAPQAAQVRAQPGLQLLEFGTGWCGHCQAAQPLLQKVLGPFEQVPYHKVEDGKGRPLGRAFAVKLWPTVLVLRDGQEVARAVRPHEREDLLPLLEALARPEA
- a CDS encoding NYN domain-containing protein is translated as MKTRSRSETDDDQPRLAVLIDADNAQPSVIEGLLAEVAKYGVASVKRIYGDFTSTRMTQWKQALLKHSISPVQQFAYTSGKNATDSSLIIDAMDLLYTGRFDGFCLVSSDSDFTRLAQRLREEGPTVYGFGERKTPDAFVQACDKFIYTEVLRSEAASAEPSKPVAAAAKPAAKGRKTPQTAQGAQAAKPEATAAPAAAVPAAPADAKAAPLAAPLKLLRQAIEEASDDQGWAGLGSVGSYLNKVRPDFDPRLYGHKKLSDLLRRLSAQFELEERGNEGGSKRIFVRSRS
- a CDS encoding DUF4424 domain-containing protein; this translates as MTPRRLLVRILFALAPLCAATAHANDSSFGDANGTIQLLQQPDIRMSKEALFISEELVRVDYVFTNTSTRDLLVPIAFPMPPMYFGQADHSELTEFKLWVDGKPVHTERKLVASLDGADVSRAWAASGWSSDDLAAYIDSGEMPKGRKALPKNWFDADGQPRFTLSEYFTWQQRFAAGKSVSIRHSYAPSLASGVPMPAADLIRDFAKDTCLDAGAQQSARRRQHEYGLEWSNLRYILLTGNNWKGPIQDFHLTLKKRAPTDIVSLCFDGELKRTDPLTFEFQQKDFVPKQDLDVLFLR
- a CDS encoding class I SAM-dependent methyltransferase, with amino-acid sequence MTDRPYAPSCDRNREPILQVLRRHFADRRHALEIGSGTGQHAVHFAAALPQLTWQCSERAEHLPGIAQWLEAAALPNTPPALALDVQTGPWPVAGYDAVFTANTLHIMGWPAVQALFAGVGRLLAGSDGGTLAVYGPFNYGGAFSSDSNREFDAWLKARDAASGIRDVEAVAALAQAQGLVLQEDVAMPANNRCLVWRRG
- a CDS encoding host attachment family protein: MSLQIPENALVVVVDGAEARWFTNDGGRDGVTLRQHARTEVQNVDDEGPAGKVPPRTAESELDEFTFAKQVAQALNEGALKHRYDHLVLVADPTTLGRIRPLLHKETQQRLVGDVAKDLTNLPLEDIQRALS
- a CDS encoding EcsC family protein → MDATHRRELVLAHGLLEHPGLAAKVANVVGAPIEHLLSKRLPRFVSSRIDAISRHALNMALRSALLTLRKDAPGKARPRLHGLAVAATGAAGGFFGLPGLAVELPLTTTLMLRSIADIARAEGERLEDPATALACLEVLAHGGRSRRDDGSESGYFAVRTAMAQQLSAAAQYIAAHGLGSKGAPALVSMVARIAAKFSVTVSEKLAAQAVPFVGAASGAALNTLFIAHFQAMARGHFIIRRLERRYGEAAVRQAYEALPAAE
- a CDS encoding type II toxin-antitoxin system RelE/ParE family toxin, whose amino-acid sequence is MIRNFVDKEAEKIWQGTPSRRLPADIQVVARRKLRMLNSAATLDDLRVPPANRLEALKGDRKGQHSTRINDPWRVCFQWKDGDALDVEIVDYH
- a CDS encoding HigA family addiction module antitoxin, which codes for MKTLPNIHPGEVLLEEFLTPLGISQNALARAAGVPPRRINEIVLGKRSITADSAIRLAAALGTSERFWLGLQADYDLEQARRALGAQARKIERIAA
- a CDS encoding alpha/beta hydrolase produces the protein MKRAVLALAACLAASGASAADAPAHDGIRHMPAFDLPLSPFLSPQAQAAAREDMARGDPLAKMDNATLARELPRLRAETEAWAKGVVEPLRERYGVKISTATWNGVPVTLVQPREASPAQRQRLLIELHGGSFVMGSAASFGMMEAIPVAAMTGVTVVAVDYRMGPEHRFPAASEDVAKVYREALKRYAPQHIGLFGCSAGGVLTGESLAWFAKEKLPMPAAAGMFCAGGDARYRGDSRYVVAAVNDAPLPDAQGALPIMEDLYYGPDVDFHDPLVSPVFSDAVLAQFPPLLFVTGTRAAELSNVAYTHSRLVDLGREADLHVWDGMGHAFHLNNALPESQQALRVIARFFRKHLDLPQAPAATP
- a CDS encoding hemolysin III family protein translates to MPAPAITAHYKTIGARRADLIVHAAGLLLSIVGGVMLIWRPHANQALLLATCVYALGMLVMFACSAAYNFAPPQRQPILRKLDHAGIFVMIAGSYTPLFVLALSGAWVWSMTLAVWGVALFGVFAKLFLPGISKGFWVAIYLLLGWAGIVAIKPLMASLDSAVLWFIAAGGMFYTVGVGFYVRKSMIYNRAIWHAHVVGGALSHWCAIWLCLQPSQAV
- a CDS encoding LysR family transcriptional regulator, with translation MSQRPALTDLSAFAAIVAHRSFRKAADELGLSPSTLSHMMRTLETRMGVRLLHRTTRSVAPTEAGARLVARLQPLLRELDQALDDVGSFAHGPSGTLRINANETAARLLLQRVVPAFLQRYPAMALDLVSEGRLVDIVAAGFDAGIRLGEALPQDMIAVPFGGPQRFIAAAAPAYLARHPPPRTPDELAQHTCIGFRLPSGKPYRWEFARHDQELAVEVGGPLTLDHLGLMADAAVAGMGIAYLSEVAVQAQLDSGALVRVLDDWCPPLPGLFLYYSGHRHVPAGLQAFIGVLKELG
- a CDS encoding SDR family oxidoreductase; amino-acid sequence: MNRTHFITGTSSGFGRLLTEQLLARGDRVAATLRRPEALDDLKAEYGQRLWVAALDVSDAAAVRAVVDRAFADLGRIDVVVSNAGYAVFGAAEEASDAQLRGQLDTNLVGSIQLIRAVLPHLRAQGGGRIVQVSSEGGQIAYPGFSLYHASKWGIEGFVEAVAQEVAPFGIAFTLVEPGPAATDFGRGLDRTVPSAVYADTPVDALRRALDEGRFVFGDARKMVREMLASLDVSPAPRRLLLGAQAYAQVRTALQQRLAELDAQQAIALSTEMDAA